Proteins from a single region of candidate division KSB1 bacterium:
- a CDS encoding geranylgeranylglyceryl phosphate synthase family protein: protein AAADAILFLNFISSRNPNYLIGEQVIAAPIIRSINLEAISTGYMQVESGNITTVEFLSGSRPIPRDKSEIAVAHALAAEYIGMKLVYLEGGSGAKFSIPDDMICKISEQINIPLVVGGGIRSAKEARAKVDAGADFVVIGNAMENNLSETFIQECAEAIHL, encoded by the coding sequence CTGCAGCAGCTGATGCTATTTTGTTTTTGAATTTTATCAGCAGCAGGAATCCCAATTATCTTATTGGAGAACAAGTAATCGCTGCGCCTATTATCCGATCAATCAACCTGGAAGCAATATCAACAGGGTATATGCAGGTGGAATCCGGGAATATCACAACGGTTGAATTTCTTTCCGGATCCAGGCCTATTCCCCGTGATAAAAGCGAAATAGCAGTAGCGCATGCATTAGCTGCGGAATATATCGGGATGAAATTAGTTTACCTGGAAGGTGGCAGCGGAGCAAAGTTCTCTATTCCCGATGATATGATTTGTAAGATATCAGAGCAAATCAACATCCCTCTTGTTGTTGGTGGCGGTATCCGATCAGCTAAAGAGGCACGCGCAAAGGTTGATGCCGGCGCAGATTTTGTTGTGATTGGAAATGCGATGGAAAATAATTTATCTGAGACATTCATACAAGAATGTGCCGAAGCCATTCATTTGTGA